DNA from Solanum stenotomum isolate F172 chromosome 3, ASM1918654v1, whole genome shotgun sequence:
AGATAGAAGGTCCTTAAAACTGTTTTAAAATAATGCAttataataatcaaatatatgtatataatttatcgaTCAGCTCagttattttcttcaaaaaaaaattaataaaacaaaaatcaatCCATACTAACgattttttaaacaaatcagacccaaataaaattaatttatttaatctatttgatttgatttttctatttggattgatttttaTCCCAATCGAAAATATGTCTAAACTTACGTGTTACACTGGGCTTTAGGCAAAACACCTCATTTTAAAACACTCATATTATGTGGTTCAAATTCTGATGTGGGAGGTGAGATTTCTGACATTATTATTGTCCACACAAAATGCCAAGTAGGACAATCGTCCACGTGTCGCAAATGTGAACCTACCATCAACTCCATATACATGACCTCTGTTAATttgtaagaaagaaagaaaatggcaGCAAAATCACCAGTTTTACACTGTACATGGGAATTTGGATCCAATTTCAGTAGTGGGCTACCTATAAAGGGTCTTAATTTTCAGTTAAAAAGTAGAAGAATCAAAGCTGGAAATGGTGTTTGTTTGGTTGTATCTGCTACTGGTAAAAATTCTGAACAGAGCAATGAGTCTGGTGTTGTTAATGGGAGCAGATTCTACCTCAATTTCACTGGATTTCCTTTCCCTCTTGGCCCTTTCCTCAATAGACAAACCATTAGAACTGAGGTAAAATTATATTCGTTTTCACTGTTTCCTTTGGTATCATTTTAGATAGTtgtaatacataaacatgtctTTTAACTTGGTGTCTATGTCCTTCAACTTTAATTAAGTGATATTTATAAACTTAtgtaaaattgaacaagtacaCATATATGTATGTAGCATGTGAAGGCATTTGTCCACTTGTTCAACTTTGTACATGTttaagtgtgtgtatatatccaaagttgaagggcattGTTGTTGGTTTAAGGTCAAGTGAAAAATCagatttatgtattatgcattTTAGATAtctttgttgagaatataattcggcaaataaaagtggacaacTCAAATTCTAGATGAAATGGTTACACACTTAATAGAGTAGGCGAAGGTTCTAGGATCGAATCTAACCACCattattatcaaaaatattttcctcgTGCTTGACCAATCACGTGGAGATGAGGCTTGAACTCAGGATCATGTTGTGAATTATATGACCACCATATTAAAAAGCTTAAGCTGTTGTGtttatgttatgtttttttttttttcgttttccaCGTGGTGTCTAGTACCCACGTTGAAGCCCGACTAAATCCGAATTCATGCTgggaagtcccacattgggaggtaaagcgctccctaacaaaggcgactccgtaCCTAAGGAAACTCGAATCCGATATCTCTTAGTTAAGGATGAAatagtacttaccactccaccgcAATCCGTATTGGTGTGTTTATGTTATGTTAAATCTGCAACAATGAGGATGGTAATTAAGTGTTGAATTTATTTAAACATTACTTATGAGTAAGAAACTTTAATATcctaaacaacaacaacaataatatatacccagtgtaatcccaaaaagtggggtctagggaggggTAAAATATATGCAtaccttaccactaccttggACTTTGGAATCTTACTATCTAGAAGTCTAGAACCATTTTAGCAAGAAACATTTTCTTGCTTTTTGAATTGTTAGCGTgtaatttgggtaattgttagatatAGCTCAATGTTATATGTAACTAGAATTCAGCTCCTGTTTTTTGCTACTAACAGTATTATATCATTAGTATCTCAGGCTGTGAAAGACACCATATGGTTATTTGAGCAAGAGCAAGCACTCGGATTCAGCAGTGTTTCAACAAACATCAGAATGACCGTCATCAAACTTAAATCTGGTGAATTGTGGGTTCATGCTCCAATTGCTCCAACCAAAGAGTGTATTCAGGTAACTCAGAAGACATCATTCATAGttatcatgttttcattatatatattggATCCATTTGGATTTCCTACGTATTTTCTTAGTATATAAATGAGCTTAAATGGAGCAACAAAGACAAGTAAGATCAATTCATATACCCAACCCCAATTTTCTCGGGATCGAGGCTTAGTTATTGCTGTATTTCAAGGATTAAAATGATTATGAGGGTGTTTTGTTTAAGTAGTGACTGCTATTAGTAACACTTGGCTGTACTCATGTGCTTATTGTTTAAATATTGATGTTTACAAGTGTGTTTCGACTTTTGCAGCTCGTGAAAGAGTTAGGATATCCTGTGAAATATATTGTCCTACCTACATTTGCATATGAGCACAAAATATTTGTTGGCCCATTTTCGAGAAAGTTCCCAAAGGCTCAAGTATGGGTGGCACCAAGGCAATGGAGTTGGCCTTTAAACCTGCCTCTTGAGTTTTTCGGGATTTTCCGTGCAAAAATACTGAAAGATGCAGATATGTCAACACCATGGGCTGATGATATTGAGCAAAAGGTTTTGAGCTCTCCCGAAGTTGGTACGTAATAATAGATTCTGCTCTAGTTTTAGTCTGAAGTAAGGTTAATTTCACGTATGATCACTGAATTTTGTCACTATTACTGTGAAGTTGTTGTACCTTGTGTTTGAAATCTGATAACTTTTTCCTATTGGTTTAATTAGGAATTGGACCATATGTTGAGGTGGCATTCTATCATAAGAAGTCGAGGACGCTGCTGGTGACAGATGCTGTAATATTTGTCCCAAGTACACCACCTGAGTGCATTAGTAAGGAGTCCTTATTAGCATCTGCAAAAAATGGTTTGGCTGTTAAATTACTTAGTAAAGGAAAAGAAGTTCCAGAAGAAGCTGTCGTTGACAACAAAATCAATCGACAGAAAGGTTAGTCCTCTACTGATAACCAAGAAGCTGATGAACCGTTGCTTCTCAAAACAAAAAACAGATCCAAAATCTTAATTTCTCTGCATTTGTTTTTCAGGATGGGAGAGGATGGTTCTTCAGATTCTGTTTCTAGGTCCATCAAACCTTTTGGAGCCAAATGCTAGCTTTGCTCAGATGTCACAAAAGCTAATTGTTTCACCAATTGTAAAAACATTGGTTTTTAGCAAAGTTCCTGAAAAGGTAAGTCACCTTTTACCTTCTTCCATTTTGCCTAACTACTTTATACGcttcatattaaattatatgTCGGTGTTTGGCTAGtcatgaagtttaagaaagaacgGAAAATTAAAGAATGTGTTGGCATGTCAATGgttataaaaacataaaatggaTATTTTAAGATTAAAGAATTTTCAAATATAGGAAGGTTTTTGAACAGGTTAATATCATGTGAGTAAtagaatagagggagtattacaGTATATGTTGGTTTATCAAGCAACAATGTGCTAATATCTGGAAGAACCAAACCAACCACTCTCTTTTTTCCTATCTCAAAACTATCCTTCAGTTTACTAGGTGTAATCACTAATCAGAATAGTAACGTAGCGGATTGATCAGTTTCACTGCTGATGAGATATATGGATGgaaacatttaagaaaaaatgagaTCAGATGTTTAGTTTAACCTCTTATAACTTCCTTCCAAGTGGACCAACGCCCAAAGAATTAAAGGAAAAGGGCAGCGAGATACACAAAGCTCGCATTGTCTCTATTAATTATGCACATACTTGTAAAACATATTAACAGAAATCGAGGATCAAATTATAACGATGGCTGCATTTCTCAATGCAACTGTTTTATCCCATACACAGTATTTTATGGGAAGATCCTTTTCttgttggaaaaaaaatgtctttttctaaaaaatcttGTCTATTCCTTCAAAACTTCAGGTTAGAGACTGGATTGACAGTATTGTTCGAGATTGGAAATTCAAGAGAATTATCCCTGCTCATTTTGCTGCTCCAATAAACACAAGCAGCTCGGATTTGTTAGCAGCCTTTGGGTTTCTTGACGATCTCTTGGGTGAGCGCTATGTGACTCGGCCTTCTCTCTCGCTTCTCTTCACTTCACTCTTAGGAAAGGCTGCTAGCTATTTTCCTCCAGATGACATGAGGACCCTATCATCCCTGGATCAGTTCTTAGTGTCTGTTGGAGCAGTGAAGAAAACTGTCTCAGGTCGCAAAAGATGACAGATTTACACATGTATACTTATTACTAGTAATGGAAATTAAATCCTTTAGCAAGAAGAAAGCAAAGGATTCTAAACTCACAGAAATTGTAAAAATAGCTTAATAGTAATCAAAAGAGCGTGGCTTGATTCTGTGCaccatatttatatatattgagcTTGAAGCCCTAGTATAACGCAATTAACTAGTAATACATCTTAATCTAAAATGAAAATTAGCAAAACCCATAGCAGTTTTGAGATAACATAACGCCAAGATAATAAGCTTAAAACTGCATGAGTAACTATATAATACATCCCAATTTATATTCTGAAACAATTGTTACAGTCAACTGCCCAAGAGACACAAGGTAGTGCAGCTGTGCTGCAGCTCAAATATTCTGCTGGTTATTATCTTCATCACCAGTTGCATCTTCGAAGTCCAAGCCTACAATCCTCATCTTGCCAATGTTAACTGCAAGAATGTGGCAGATAAGATCAGGAGGctagaaagaaattacttccaTGTGTCAGTAAAACAAGTTTAACATCCAATTTCGCAAATAAAACAATATCAGGACATGGTTGATTGTCTGTGTCCCCTTTCGATTGAGGAAAGATGGCGTAAGTAGCG
Protein-coding regions in this window:
- the LOC125859623 gene encoding uncharacterized protein LOC125859623 — encoded protein: MAAKSPVLHCTWEFGSNFSSGLPIKGLNFQLKSRRIKAGNGVCLVVSATGKNSEQSNESGVVNGSRFYLNFTGFPFPLGPFLNRQTIRTEAVKDTIWLFEQEQALGFSSVSTNIRMTVIKLKSGELWVHAPIAPTKECIQLVKELGYPVKYIVLPTFAYEHKIFVGPFSRKFPKAQVWVAPRQWSWPLNLPLEFFGIFRAKILKDADMSTPWADDIEQKVLSSPEVGIGPYVEVAFYHKKSRTLLVTDAVIFVPSTPPECISKESLLASAKNGLAVKLLSKGKEVPEEAVVDNKINRQKGWERMVLQILFLGPSNLLEPNASFAQMSQKLIVSPIVKTLVFSKVPEKVRDWIDSIVRDWKFKRIIPAHFAAPINTSSSDLLAAFGFLDDLLGERYVTRPSLSLLFTSLLGKAASYFPPDDMRTLSSLDQFLVSVGAVKKTVSGRKR